ACTTGCTATATAGATTTTGTGAACAAATTTCCCTAAAATATCCTCGAAAATAAAGCTACCCAAAATTATTCTGCTAGATCAAATCTCTGTTAAGTATAGCCCAAAgggaaaacaaaaaggaaaaaatacgCAGCAGGGGGAATGGGCCGTTGCTTTCCATTGTTTCCATAAATACCGACTTCGTCAACTTCGGTTTTTTGAATTAGTGATGAACTTCTCCTTTTTGTTCCAATATTTTGCATGGGTGTATGATTCATATCTTCCATGAAGAGATTCAGTTCTTTTACTGTGGACTCCCTCATTTATGTCACTCGTAGTacgaaaaaaacaaaccagaCCAACAGTTTAAGGTATGCATGAGTTCAATTTTCGCAAATTTCAACTGAAGATATATAAGAAAGTGGATGTAACATGATTATATGTCTCaaaacagtaaaaataaacttcttgTGATAATACTTTCAacagattatttttgtaaccttttgcttatatataattatcaaaATTAACACCCAATGGCACAGCTTCTAAACTCTAGAATATCAAACATGTCCCACAAGACTACACTTTGAATGTAGGGCGTTGGAATCCATCATGATACGCAAGGCTTTTGAAATGTGACAACTTCACCAGAGTGGATTATGGCTAATTACTACAAACATGCAGTCACAGTGCAAGATCTAGGATTCTACATGAAAATTGAATTTTGTAATCCTGTAACTGCAGTTCCTAAACCAAACTCGATCAGTTTATGATAGAATGCATCTTAAACGTGAGTCTCCAAACTGGTTGACATACTTATACTTctcaattttctgtttttttagtatattgttgtttttttcaatttttaatggTGCTCCaaataaatcttatattttgCACGCTTGTACCACAAAACTTGGATCAATAAGAAAGGAATCAGCCAACAAGTATTTGAGTactttaagaaaaaagaaactgcTCTGCAGATTGATAATGAGCTATTCGCAACATTATGATGAAAAGAGATCCTAATTCCTAAGAACAACATATGTGACAACCAACAATTTGATGTGACAGCAATGTTATCTGATCGTCCGATTAATCGCGATTAATCGGGCTAATCGGTCCCCTGACCTCGATCAGGGTGTTCTAAACGATTAGGCCGATCAGAAACCTGATCGTCCGATTAATCGGCGATCAGGTCCGATCAATTGGCCGATCAGAGGTGGAAAACGATCAGGCCGATCAGGCCTAGACATCACTTCTCTCCCCTGCGCCATCACTTtagttgggccggcccaatatttttagggtttcttctctctcccctgcGCCATCACCTCTCTCTCCCAGACTCCCCTGCGCCGCCAATTtctttcctctcctcttcgCGAGTTCGCGTTCTCTGCTGTTCTGcttctcgccgccgtcgtcctcaaCTCCTCGCCAGCCCGTGCTTCTCGCCCGGTCGCCcccatcctctcctcctctatCTCCGCCTCTCCAGCTCCCCTGAGTCCCTGACTCTGCCTCTGCCGCCTCCCCTAGGCACTAGGCAATCTGGCACTCAGGCTTGCTTCCTCCCTCCGGTATCACACCTGCAAGCAATATGAGCTCCTCCTCCAGTGGTTAGTGCACATTGCTCTGCTTCAACTTctgaatttgttgatttttgGTCTGATTCTCAGTTCTGAACTTTGCACTTTGGCAGATGTTgagcggccacggcggcgtgATGCTGTGGAAGTCATCATGCCTTCCTCAACCTCAAGTGATGGAGTTGAAGCTTCATCGGCTGCTCCTTCCTCaactgctggtggtggtggtgagagCTCTTCATCGGCAGCCACCGATGCTTCATCTCTAACTTCAGCAGTAGAAAAGGCACTAGCTGCACTGCATACAGAGGAGGCAGCACAAGCTCAAGATCCTAAGAGGAAGGCCAAATCTAAGGACCCAGGATGGAAGTATGGGTGGTGGCCAGATATTTCGAAGGAGTAtattaaatgcatattttGTAGGAAGTTAGTCCCTTCAGGAATCGGCAGGTTCAAGCAGCATATTCGTGGGGGTTTTGGTGATACAGAGAAGTGCCCAACAGCACCTAAGTTAGTTAGGGATGAGATAGCTGCTTACATGAAGAAGACCTCAAGGATAACGCTTTTCCAAGAGGTCGATGAAACTGAACAAGTTCCAAATGATGAGGAACAAGTTCCTGAGCCATCAACAAAGCCAAGTTCTGGGACAAAGGGAAAGCAAGCAAAGAGGAAAGCCGCAATCACTTCTTTTCTAGTTTCTGCTCCACCAAAACCACAAACCCAAAAGTACTCCAAGTCAGTTAGCTCCATGCTTTCGAAGACACCAGAAGTAGTCATCAATAGGCATACTTCCAAGACTTCTCAACCTACTCTTGAGCACTGCACAAAGAAGGATAAACAGGCTAAACAAATTGTTGATGACCATgttgctgattttttttatgagaatGGAATACCATTCAATGCCATCAACTCAAGAAGTTGGGAGATTATGCTCGAGTCCATTGGTCAATATGGTCCTGGGTACCGTTCACCCACATATCATGAAATTAGAGAGCCATTGCTTGATAGGGCTGTGAGTAGGACAGCAGAATTGAGGAAGAAGCATGAGGAGGCTTGGAAGGAATATGGCTGCACACTCATGTCCAATGGGTGGACAGACACAAGCCACCGCCATCTCATCAATTTTCTTGTCAATAGTCCAGCAGGAACCTTCTTCATAGGATCTGTGGATGCTTCAAGTGAGATAGCTAATGCAATTATGTTGGCTGATTTGTTGGAGAAGCAAATTGACAAGATTGGGAAGGAATATGTGGTTCAGGTTGTCACAGACAATGGATCAAACTACAAGGCAGCAGGAAAAATTCTTATGGAGAGGATCCCACACTTGTATTGGACACCTTGTGCTGCACATTGCTTGGATTTGCTATTGGAGGACATTGGGAAGATAAAGGCCTTCAACAGTTGCATCAATTATGCAAAGAAGGTGTGCAGATTTATCTACAAGCATGGACGAGTTCTAGATCAAATGAGAAACAAGATAGGCGGAGATCTTGTAAGACCAGCTGTGACTCGCTTTGCCACTTCATTTCTCACCTTGGCAAGTATGTATAAGCACAAGCAAGGGCTGAGAAGTTTATTTGTTAGTGAAGAATGGCATGCTAACAGCTTGTCTCATACTAGTGAAGGCCGACAGATTGAGAGTATTGTCCTCTCAATCGCATTTTGGAGCAGAATGGAAAATTGTCTCAAAGCTTCTCAACCACTTCTTGTTGCTCTAAGGATAGCAGATGGAGATGAGACACCGGCAGCTCCGGAGATCATGGCAGCCATGGATCATGCAAGGTGTTCGATAAGTGATGCTTTGAAAGACAGGCCTACGTTACTTAAAGAGGTACTAGAGTGCTATGATAAGAGGTGGGACAATCAAATGGAGCAAAAGTTGTATGGTGCAGCACTATATTTGAATCCAGGCAAGTTCTTTGACATTAGGGAAAAAGACAAGAGACGAGCTGCAAGGTTGAGGTCCATGTTCAATGATGTTGTGTGGAAGATGGTGACTGATGAAGATGAACAAACCCAGATTCTTAAGCAAGCCAATGATTATGATAGATCAGAAGGCGGTTGCTTCTCAAAACCATTAGCAATAAGAGACAGAGATAAAAAGAATCCTAGTAAGTTTTGTAAAACAATAGTTCCTTCTGTATTCCTTCACCCTTTTCCTGTTTCTTATAACCATGTTCATTGTATTTCAGTTCTTTGGTGGGGTGCATATGGTGGCCTAGCATTTGAGCTCCAGAGTTTCGCAAAAAGGATTATTAGTCTTTGCTGTTCAGCTTCTGGATGTGAGAGCAATTGGAGTGCATTTGCTCATGTAAGtaaaactactactactattaaCTAAAGTTTGCACTTTGTTTCTAACCTATGTGATTCactttcttttatcttctatGTGCAGATCCATACCAAAAAAAGGAACCGATTAGAGCACAAAAGGCTGAACAAGTTGGTGTATATTAGCTACAACCGGAAGAAATGGGAGAATGAATGGGTTGATGACAACTGTGATCTAGTCCATGCAGCTGATGAGGATCTCAATTGGGCTAATGTGGATCAAGCTATTGGTGCAACTCAGAGTCTACGAGGTCGTGATTTGCCTAGGGCGGCAGTAGCCGCTGCTCGTGATCGTGCTCTTGTGACTTATGCTAGAAAAAGGAAGCGTCCAAGAAGAAAGACAATTGCTACTGTCCAAGATATTGCTGAAGCTGAACAAGATGACAGTGACAATAATGACATAGATGGTGGACAAGAACAACGACAAAGTGATGATATTCAGAAGCTGaaaatggagatggagatggaggaggaCCAGGAGATGGACTTGATGGAGGACCAGCAACTGGAGATGGAGGGGGCTTTCTTTTGGATGATGATTTGCTTAGTTAGATAGTTACATGGCTGCTTGTGTTGGAACTTGAAACTATGTGTTGTTTTTAATCATTTGATGACATTGCCTAATtatgtagttttgtttgtACTTTGTACTGAACTTGCTTATTTTTGTGCTACTGCTTTTGTAGTTTTGGTTGGGTTGGTTGCTAGGTGCTTGACTGCTTGTTTGCCTTGTTTTATATACTTGCTGTCTTGCTCTAGGTTCCTCTAGCCCCAAGTCTTattttcagagttcagacactAATTTCAGTTCACtgttattttcagcatcatgtcaaaaaaagaaatatgcaGTGTGGGACAGAGATCTGGAGTTATGGGCACCTCAGCTCAAAGGTAAGTACCATCTAACCCTCAAATAATATCTCTATTGTTGTATATTATGCTGCACACTAAATAGTATATAGAATTAGTATGTTCTGGTAAATATACCGTACTGTTGTACCGATCAGCCTCGATTAATCGGGCTGATCGACGATTAATCGTCCTGATCGACCTGATCGGTGCCATGGCGATCAGGTCCGATCGGCCGATCAGAAAACATTGTGTGACAGTACCTGATCAAGTCTGTAATGCCCAAGACCGTCTGTCACAGCTCTCAACTGACCATCCACTACAACATTAGCACCTTCAACACCAGCACCATATCCATCAATAACACGTCCTCCAACAGAAAATCCAGTAACCTAGTAAGATATAAATGAAGAATCGCTAGTCAACTAATGGAGAGAAGGTCCACT
This is a stretch of genomic DNA from Oryza brachyantha chromosome 1, ObraRS2, whole genome shotgun sequence. It encodes these proteins:
- the LOC121053320 gene encoding uncharacterized protein LOC121053320, whose translation is MTTSGVFESMELTDLEYFWVCGFGGAETRKEVIAAFLFACFPFVPELGFVDGSGTCSSSFGTCSVSSTSWKSVILEVFFIAASAFSTAEVRDEASVAADEELSPPPPAVEEGAADEASTPSLEVEEGMMTSTASRRRGRSTSAKVQSSELRIRPKINKFRS